A region of Thermorudis peleae DNA encodes the following proteins:
- the csrA gene encoding carbon storage regulator CsrA encodes MLVLTRRTGEAIVIGGAIRVVVLGVEGERVRLGIVAPRDVAVLRAELADAVSAENAQAARAGAQPDLLRQLRERLPHDGHPLTNEGSR; translated from the coding sequence ATGCTCGTCCTAACCCGCCGCACTGGTGAAGCAATCGTCATTGGCGGCGCGATCCGCGTGGTCGTGCTCGGCGTCGAAGGTGAACGGGTTCGTCTTGGCATTGTGGCGCCACGTGATGTGGCTGTGCTGCGTGCTGAACTGGCTGATGCCGTCTCAGCCGAGAATGCCCAGGCAGCTCGCGCGGGAGCACAGCCAGATCTGTTGAGGCAGCTGCGTGAGCGCTTGCCACACGATGGCCATCCCCTGACGAACGAAGGCAGCCGCTAA
- a CDS encoding flagellin produces MRIYNNINAVDAQRNLSITGMMLSKSIEKLSSGLRINRAADDAAGLSISEKLRAQINGLDQATRNAQDGISMIQTAEGALNEVHSMLQRMRELAVQAANDTLTAQDRQAINLELQQLHDEINAIAQRTTFNGKQLLTGSLTAQVDPSSTVLTATIAGAGTDTASVSSVVADAKAVSGTYTIAGSGSQVTLTVGSNSQTLDLSSVSLTAGQSYTLNFNQLGIQITVTAAAGNSGAITGANIAGALDTKTVVVNNQSANFQVGANQTDGFRVAFYAVQFGANAPQALSALDTALNNFANAVNGTDNTAQVNAAQSLITAIDGGINYVSNVRSGLGAAQNRLEHAVANLGVAHENLMASESRIRDVDMAAEMVNFTRAQILQQAGIAVLAQANTIPQSILQLLR; encoded by the coding sequence ATGCGGATTTATAACAATATCAATGCGGTTGACGCCCAGCGCAATCTGAGCATCACAGGCATGATGCTCTCCAAGTCAATCGAGAAGCTTTCCAGCGGCTTGCGGATCAACCGTGCAGCCGATGATGCCGCTGGCCTCTCGATTAGTGAGAAGTTGCGCGCGCAGATCAACGGCCTCGATCAGGCCACGCGCAACGCTCAGGACGGTATCTCGATGATCCAAACGGCGGAAGGTGCGCTCAACGAAGTGCACTCGATGCTCCAGCGCATGCGCGAACTGGCCGTCCAAGCCGCCAACGATACGTTGACGGCACAAGACCGCCAGGCAATCAACCTTGAGTTGCAGCAACTGCATGATGAGATCAACGCGATCGCGCAGCGCACGACCTTCAACGGCAAGCAATTGCTGACCGGCTCCTTGACCGCCCAGGTGGACCCATCGAGCACTGTCCTGACAGCTACGATCGCCGGTGCAGGCACTGATACGGCTTCAGTCTCCTCGGTCGTTGCCGATGCGAAGGCAGTAAGCGGCACCTATACCATTGCTGGATCGGGCTCACAGGTCACGCTCACCGTAGGATCGAATTCCCAGACGCTCGACCTGAGCTCAGTGAGCCTCACGGCAGGACAGTCCTACACGCTCAATTTCAACCAACTTGGCATTCAGATCACCGTGACGGCAGCTGCGGGGAACAGCGGGGCGATCACCGGAGCGAATATCGCAGGCGCATTGGATACCAAGACCGTCGTCGTGAATAACCAGTCGGCGAACTTCCAGGTCGGCGCGAACCAGACCGATGGCTTCCGTGTTGCCTTCTACGCTGTGCAGTTTGGCGCCAACGCTCCGCAAGCGCTGTCAGCGTTGGATACAGCACTCAACAATTTCGCGAATGCCGTCAACGGCACCGACAACACCGCACAGGTGAACGCTGCCCAATCGCTCATCACTGCCATCGACGGCGGGATCAACTATGTGAGCAATGTCCGTTCTGGCCTGGGCGCCGCCCAGAACCGGCTTGAGCACGCGGTGGCCAACCTCGGCGTGGCCCATGAGAACTTGATGGCCTCGGAGAGCCGTATCCGCGACGTTGACATGGCTGCCGAGATGGTCAACTTCACGCGGGCACAGATCCTGCAGCAGGCTGGCA